CTTTGTTCTGTGAGACTAAACTAATTGCACTCCTCTTCTGTTCATATCTCTTGAGTAGCTCATTGGATGTATTAACTGAATCTTGCCaaaattctttgctttcagctgaTAACGCTACCACTAGTAGAAAACTTCAGCAATTGTTAATGCCTTAGTGAAATAAGCATTCGCTAAAGAGTACGACACTAAAGCATCTGCCACTCCGGTTGGTATCCATTCAGTGAATGGGTGTTCTCCCAGTAAGTGGGGCATCGTTTGATGCAAAGTGGTAACACTAGGGATGTATTTCCAACTGGAAAGAACAAATCTCAAAGTTTTAAGACTGATCACACTAAGATTtttgtgcttgtgtgtgtgtggttaattttaaaaaaaattaaatattccacTTAAGACAATTTTGGAGCTtccttattttcagtgtttcttaagGCAATACTTAACTTTTTAAGTCAAAATGCCTGAATTACCATACTGTCAGTCTGatttcctgtttaatttttttatgcatCAGTAAAATTTGtctctccccgcccccccccccattatTTGGCTACAGCATATCTGACCAGGTAGTTTTCCTTTGCATCACTTCTGTAGATGTACATTATACTAAAGGGAACTGAGCAGCTGAACACGTGGTACTGCCTGGAGGTTGTGCAGGGGTACGTGCATAATACTCAGTGAGCGTGCACTTTGAACCTGTTAATTCATCTATTCAAGTTGATAGCTATCAGTTAATACTACAATTAATTATTTGCACTGCAGAACCCTCTTGTGGGAGGTCAGTCATACAGCAAGCTAACAAACGTGCTTTTTGGGCTCCAGTGACTGTACCCACGCCCCTACTGCTTTTCTAAATGTAATCATAGACCTTTGGCTGAAGTTGCAGAACCTGAGCAGTAATTGTACACAAGCCAGAGAGCAAGTGTGATCCAACAAGCTTGATTTCATCAAAACTACCGTACCATCTTTTTGTAGGAAGCAATAGTTGTGAGTATCATCTTTTTTAATGCTCAAATAGTATTGACAGAAGGAAATACTTCTGTTAAATACGGCGTCGAAACAGGCAATCAaaattatagaagaaaaaatgcagcaatGTTTAGATTTAAGATGAAAGGTGCTATAACAGAATAAGAGAAACTTTCAAACAGTTGCGTGTCGAAGAAGTGCTCTATATGAGTCATCTCAAAGCCAGGTGCGTCCTAGTACTGAACTAGACTCATTCTCAGGTTCCTAGTAGTAGGATAATACTGATAAATAATTTGTGGAGTGAATGTTCTTTATTCTCTTACTGAGATAAACGTGGTTCAGCAGAATCGACTGAAGTTGgtcaaaaaaagtaaaaattaatctgGCCCAGGAGAAATACCGCTCTCGTTGCTAGGATAAAGATGCATCGTTACTAATAAATTACTTACTCTTATTTGCAAGTTCACCTGGATCTGAATGGTTAAAACAGATAATGTACATAACTGGTTTTATCACCGTCATGATCTCAAGtaaatgtaatatatttttagaaaaaaaaatggcaacatAACTTAGAGTAAATCCTCAagggtaaaaataaatatttgaatattctGTGTATGCCATTACTGTAAAATCCCTATGagttatttctgttctcttgtAAGTGACATGAGTTGTATCATGCAACTTAAACCTGTTTATTTGATTACTGTTTGATCTGATATAGGTCACTACTTTTGTCGTTATATGGAATTGTCAGTGtattaaatcacaaaaaaattgCTATAACCCTGTAGCTGTGCAGCCTGAATCTGCTCAAGAAACTCGTGTGCCCGATTCTAGTCCATGTGTTACGAGCAGCTGGGATCCATGGCAGCATGCATAGATACTCTCCAAGGAACAAGGGTGGGCACCACAGTCGAGTAGAAACGCTCTTTCGGAGCTCTTGCCTCTGCTTTCTCCACCACACAGTTCAAATACAAGATACGGATTCTGTCTGCCTCTTTCTGGTCATTTTATTTTTCGTGATTGGCGTGGCTAATGCAGTGACAAGGTTTACGTGAGTGTTTGTAGACAGTGCAAGTGTCATTGAAATATTACTAATATATCAAAGAGGCCTgatgcattttctgaaaagaaacgGGTAAAGAGTCACCGAGTGAGTTACTTATTTAGTAAAACAGAGCTCACAGCATCTGGGTCTGCCTCTTTACCCAGGTATCTATCTCGGGCATCTGGGAAGTAATATACTGGTTCCTCTTGCACACAGTTTTGCACACAAAACCAATCCGCGTGCTTAACACCCCCCAATGAGGATGAATTAGCAATGGTttaggcaagaaaaaaaaaaccttgaaatgTGAGAAAACTCACATTGTGCTTAAGTACAATTAAGTGAAGACcttgagaaaacagaaggtgTGCCACACTCTAGGTGGGGGTTTCTGCGTACTGTGCAGCGGGATCATGTTCAGCTGTGGGAAACTGGGTGGCCCTTCAATGTGGCTTCTGCTGCCAGCCCCGAGGTAGCCACTGCAAACGCCTGGGTGCTTCCTGGCAGCCCTGAGAAAACGTTTCGTACTCGCAATGTCCTGTTTCCAAGACTGGCTTACGCTGAGGAGGGGAGCACAGCCGTATTGTATTGCTCAGGAGATAACAACCGGACCAAAAGTTCACTGGTTTTTCTTACATCTTCTttgtcccagctgtgttgtGCCTGCTGAGCCTTGCCTGCTGTGCTGTCATTTTTGACAACAGAGCACTTAAAAAAAGTGCTTAGAAAAACTTCATCCATCATGCCTATGATGCCAGGCTATGTTTAGCTATTTTGAGTTTCTTGAAGGGTAATATATGCTTAAGATAGCCAGTGTGAaactacagtaaaaataaaaaaggtgtCTTTTGCTGTGTCTTACAGGTACGGCTGCGTGAAAGAAACTTTAAGGACAGTAGCACTGGTTTTTAAATTAGATTGTTCAAATCTATGGGATCTTTAATGGGTGCAGCATGTCAGTGAGCAATCTGAAAGCACAGGCGGGGGTTGTGATGGCTGTATGGCAGACCTCCTCGTGGGTCAGATAGGTAACACCGGATTTGGGAAAGCGGAAGGCAAAcgaagaaagaattttaaaaataaaccagtaaCTTACTTAGGTCAAAATAAGTCAAATCTACACTATTAACTGATCTGTTGGTATGCAGGCTGTGACCACTTCATTTTGTCCTTGGGAACAAACACACTTGTACAagtgctataaaaaaaaagaaaaatacttttagcCATTGGTACAATGAAGAGgatctaaaaaagaaaacaaaaaaacattaacaGTTGTGGCCTGGATAACCTTACAGTGgcctttaaaaaaccccaaatattgAAGGAATATTCTAAGCATCCATAAGCTGTGTTCAACCTAGCTATTTCACAGCATGATTTCTGAGAACAATCCGCGCCGTGTATTATTGTCAAGGGGTTTAATGCTGTTAAATAGCCAGAAGGTTTACTTTGTTAAGTTCACAAGGAtctaaaacatctgaaaataaaccagTTATTTTTCAAGTGGAATTCTAGAATTAATCTCACCAGGTTCTTAGGAACTTTTCACACTCTCAAGGCTGAAGATTTGTTTTGGAAGCACCTACCTGATGTGccatttctgtgaataaaaatgCAGTGACTGTAACCTGGTAGCTGCCGAGGTTGCTGAGAAGTTCCGGTTCACCCTGCAGTGGGCTTGCACACATGGAAGGAGTTGAAAGCCATGGAGCTCCAGTTGTGCACGAGGAGCTCCCACCTGGGGCTGGTGCTCTGCGAGCATCCAGGTGCCATGCTCAGGCTGTAACGCTGAAGGCAGCGCACTGCTACCTAGGAAGCTGCCATCGGTATGTCCCTTCCAGGTcacacagctgctgtgctcACAGCTGAGCTTCAATAGGAGCGAAGCTCAGgtccctgagcagcagctcagaaGCCCGAGGGCAGTGCTGAGCCCCACATGGCTCCAAGGAGGCAGCTGCCCTTTGGTGGAATACTGCAAGATGGACAGGCAATGGAGGGGGTGCAGAATTCCAGGCTCACCCCAAAATCTGCAACTTTTGACCCACAGCTGGTGAATTAGAGTGTGGCAATGATGAGCAGAAATTACGGAGGGTGAGAGGGtggaaggaaagaacaaaacaaaaaccaccccCAGAGAGTTAAGtaatgttaaatttaaaaagtgtagTACTGTCCTacacaagaaacaaacaaagtACCTGCTAGCTGAGAATTCAGCCATTTTGCTCTGTTGAGTCACAGATAATAATGCAAAACCAATTTGCAGTATAGTAGCTGAAAAGTACCATTCCCCTCTTTAGTatcgttaaaaaaaaatacacagcaacCTCAAACTACAGCTGGATGGCGGGAGGCAGGATGGTTCACCGGGCAGGCGTGGAAGGACATATGGCAGGAGGTGGAGCTTGTTGCTAGCCTTGGTTGTGACCTCGGGATGGATGTGCTGCTTTACACTTGGTTACAAATTGGAGGTATCTGTCTGTCTCTGGGAAGTACTGTGATCTGCTTAGGAATAGTGCCAAATTATTAAAATGACAAATGGTAATGAGTAGGACAGTGTGTTGTTTATGAAAATACCATAtacattttattaatgttttcgATTTATTGCCATGAGTTGTCTGTTTTTCCCTAAAAGTCTGGTTCACACACTATGTATAgagcagagaaaagctgaaatctCACTATAGGACAAAAcaactttagtttaaaaaaaacccaggagaaCGGAGGACAGGCTAGATTTTGACAGTTTCTGACAGTtcagcagaagcacaattaCAACTCGCAATAGAGCGGTATCGACTCTACAGGAGAGCTCCCAATAGCATTCTttattgctgaaagaaaatgccAATGCTACTAAAATCCATTTTAACGGCACCAATCAAAGATACTTCGGTGCGTGTGCATGCGTATATACGCGTGTGCTtgtacagagattttttttttcttagcttctctgtgcttttcatGGAGATTCGCTCATCCTGCGATTGCCAGAAGTAGCCAGGAGGATAGTTTAATCCTGTTTGCTGTTGCAGGACTGTCGAACGGATGATTTCTGGTGCTCCAACAATGTGATTgacttttcagaattttctaaGTTTCTGAGCAGAGTCTCTAGCCGccttttgattttcttctgatCCTCAATGGCACATCCGATGACCACAGACTGAAATTTCTGATCGATGGGTCCTGCTGGCACGTCAGATGTGCACGCACCATAAAGCGACATTAAGCGGATTTTGGCGTCTTCCAAATCATCTAGAAGTTTATTGACAATTTCGTCGATCATCTTCGTGGCATGCAGTAGGGATTCCTGCTGCTGGGCATTTCGGATGGTCTCTACAGAAACCTCCACGGTGAGGGTTCGGCCCATCAGACGATTAGCAGTCAAATTAAGTTCTTCTCTCTCACCTAAATCGAAAACAAGAACGTATTCGTTTCAGGCGAATCCCTTCCCGTGTGAATAACATCATCAAGACAATCAAACTGCTACAACTCTGCAATAAACAAGGTTGTTTTTTAAGTAAGTGACAATCAACAAGATTTCCAGGGGCCAGAAATaagtttttttgcatttgcGTGAGTCCTGCCGATTTCACAGAAGCCAGCGTCTTCTGATTTGAAATGCAGCATTAAGCTCTACTTAAAAATGTAGCTTTTCCACTGCTGACACAATGCTGGCTGTGTCACATAAAACCTAAGCGTACAATATTATCAGGAAACGTTATTCATTAACAGAACAGGCACGTTATGGAACTTCTGTGCCACTGTGAGGGAGAGATTCAGACAGTGCCCCAGAAGGCCATAAAGAGAACTGATTCCTGACTACCAGATGCAATTAGGGGCCATGAAAAAAATGgctattttctgaaaacatagGCTTTTCCTAAAATATGGACACAACATAAATTTGACATTTAGGCTCTTGAAGAGCCAATAAACCAGCAATTTAAAGCACCTAATTTAAAACAGAGAGATTTAGGGAATATATTTAAAGCCATCTATCACACAACCACGACAACAATCTTAATCATCAGGTTCTCGCAGGCCACACACTTTGTAGCACTCGTGCCTGTCCAGTAGTCAAAGCTATTAAAATGCTGGTTTTTCAACTATATTTAACATCATCATTATCatcacctcctctccctcagcTGAGCTATATTAATCctgactttgaaaataaatctgtgaacTGGGCACGGGCGTTCACACACGCAGTCGTGACATTCACGGTAGACCATCCAGCTGAACAGTTCATGAATGTACACAGTCCAGAAAAAGGGGGTCCCAGGGTAATGGGTGGCCTGTCAGCAACCACAGCTGGCTCCAACGCCCGTCGCTTTGCCAGCAGCAAGGAATTGCACGGAGCTGCTCCCGAAGGCGTGGGCTGATCTGACTGTAGACCAGTTGTGAGGGTGTGGCAAAGCAGCTTCTCACCTTCGCTGATGTGCCTCATGTCCTGGCTGTTCTGGATATTGTGGATCATTTCTAGAaggatttctttctcttgttccATAGCAGATGCTGCGTCACGGAAGGCCTCTACCCTGAACATGGTTGaaccaaacaaaatgtttaaataataaaatagccGTTCACTTATATAGCTGCCAAGAACtggttttttaaacttcagcttaCGAAGTACAGTCAGTTCTTAATTATTGATGAGCCAGACTCTGATTTCATGACCTTCTGTAtcttaacttcatttttcaaaactcaatatattaaaaagcaaacaaatggaggaaaaaaaacaacagtaatttCATCAGACTTAAATCTTTTATTGTATTGACAGTGCTGTTCTATCCCACCCTGCGGTTAGTCTGGATACCCAGAGCCTGACAGTACTGCAGCCTCCTAGCAGCAGTGCTGTAGCTAATTGGCAATTATTACCAGCTGCTTAACTAGAACAGAAACGGACCAAGTCCCCATCAGGGATCTTGGGGGTGcaggttgcagctgcagggatggaggcagCAAGGGGGCCTGGCTCCCCCGGTGACCCCaggccagcagcacagcaccccTGCAACACACCTACAAAGCAACAAATGCCAAAGCAACAATCGGAAGACTCAAACGCCGCCTTGCAGCCGAACAGCCCCTTCCACGAGGGAGAAAAGCAGGCGAGAGGGACAAAGCTCACACACTTTTATTAACGTGACAAGGGCTCCCCTGCCGAGCAGCGTGCCTTGGTCGCTGGGAGAAGATGCTGGACCTCCTGCCCCCACGGTGTCTGGTGTTTTCTGTGGAGCAACGCTCACTGTGATTCACAGGGGGAGGAAGCTTCTGTGGGAGCAGCTCCTATTTCTGGGCTTGCAGGGAAGCATGCAACTCGGTTCCTCTCCAAACAGGACCCCTACTCCAGTCCTGTCCTCTGTGCTGAAACTCACTCGTGATGCAGTGGGGGTGAGGGGAAAACCCGTCAGAAACTGCTCTCCCTGATAACGATTCGGTCTCGGTAAACCACATGGTTGCATGCCCATAGTCTGCCCTCCTCCTCGTGGCATGAGGTACAGGCCCATCTGGCCAAGGGCGATGTGAAAATGCCATACTAGAAACTTGAGTCTAGTTCCTTAATTCACGTCTTATTCCCCACGACGGTTTTAGGGAGAGGGCTTTTGCATTCAGCCGAGTCACCTGGAAAAGCACATCAGGGAACTGTCTACATCGGAGACTGGGGACAAGAGGGAATCGTCCCCCTCCCTTGGCTTTGCCCTGGAGGCTTGAGGGTCGGGGCTGGCAGAGGACTTGCCAAGCTGCAATTGGCTGCAAGAGTTGTGCCAAAAAATGTCACCTCTGCATTCCCAGAtcccacagaaaagcagaacatcACGTGAACCTGGCTGACAGTTTCAGATGCTTGGGAGGTCGGGAGGTCTAGCTGGGATAAGGAGCACGGGAACCCATCTATCCTGAAATGTTTATTAAACCTGGccagaaaaggggaaacaaaccaaaatattgTGAAGTCAGATGCTCTTCGACATTACTGGATGCAGCCCCGAGACAGTGGTGGCTCATCACTGCTTCTATAGATAAGAGCTTGTCTCTGGAGATAGGtgtggagctgctgctccttcctcaaAGGCTGGCTGAGGGCAGGTAACTtcaagaaaacagcaggaagagaaaggagggcaaaagaaggcagaagaacGGGAGCATCTGAGGATATAGTCCCACTTCACATGCAGCCTGCTCACGAAATGgttctgttttacaaaatatttagccTAATTTAGTCAGTGAAAGCACAAGCTTCAGGCCTTGCCTTTAATGTTCATTCTGAGGAGGAGTGGGAAAAGTTAATGCAATGCAAATTCTTGCCAAGAGCAAatacttttaattattattttggacTGGTTAGTAAGAGCAATGAGGCAGGTGGAGTCATTTCATACTTCAGATGTCTGTGCTTTATAATTTAGGAGGTCTagcaatattttcataaatgccTCGccatgcctttttaaaaaactagtCTTCTCACAATTTCAAAAATGCATTGTGGCCGCGGGAAagcttcaaattaaaatttggAAGTGtagaatttccattttaatagtgttttaaaatcagattcGGTATATCATTGTACTGACTTAAAAACTACAGGTCTTCCTTCAGTGGATGGATCAATCTGTGATTTCCACTGGCTTTGATGGGTCCTGTGAAGAACGTGGAAGAACTGCATTGCAGAGATGCAGCCTGAATTGGTGCAATTCTAAAAAGAGTGCCTAAAACATCACTGCCTCCAAATGCCAGCTACTAGCATGTGAGATAGGACCTGAAAGCCAAATTGTTAGAATTAATGATCGtatactgcaaaaaaaaccccccatcATTTACCAATTAGAGCTTCGATTGACATTCTTTTACAGAAAGTCATATAACCGGATCTTGAGAACTATTTTATTTGCTATAATTGCTTCTTGGGAGTTATTTTAAAGCCTTTGTCAACTGCAATACAGAGTGCCACACAAGTAAAATCCACTGGGATTTTAATTTCTGGAGTGTATTTGCTTCCATAAACCACCGTCAAAATGAGTGCCTACCACGGCACAGCTAACGGCTCGTGAAGGAGGCGCGCTGGCTCCTGCCGCCGGGGCACAGGCACAGGGAACCAGCACGTCAGGACTCCCCTGCCCTCTTCCTTCTAAAAATTTCCAACTTGACCAACTATGAGCAGTGTGACGGGACTAAATAAccctaaaaaataaacaagtcgGATTTCAGAGACCTCTCAAGGGCAGGTATCAGCAGCAACGGCAGCACCTCAGCAGCCAGCCAGGCGTCGAGCAGGAGTTACATGCTTGAacagaaggaggagagaaatggCCTGAGAAAGGCAAGACAGTGGAGCGGAGGAAATGGCCCGCGGCTAGGGACCTGCATCACATGGAGGTCAGAAAAAGGGGATAGGATCATTTCAGAACAGCGCtccaggggggaaaaaaaacaaaaccaaggaaaCCACTCACACCAGCCTCAGGAAAACAGTTAGTGCTCCAGAGAAGATGCTGGGGGGCTCTATCAAGGTGAGATACTCCTCACTGCCTCACTCTGTTTTGGTGCCCCAGCTTGTACCAAGGCCTCCACCCACCTGTCCCCATGCTGGGGTGGGTCCCACCGACTCTTCCTGGCCCCCAGGCCACAGTCCGGGAGAGACCCCGTCCGCAGCAGGGACTGCACACCTTCCCCTCCTTAGCGCTGCAAGAGTGTCAGGTCCACACCTCATGGTCAGCTCTCACAACTTCCTTCCTAAAATGTGCTTTAACTTCATAGGTTTGTGTAAATCTTTACTTTCTGGGGGTGggggaccaaaaaaaaaaaaagattggaaaAGATAAACGTCTAGCAGAGGTGACTGCCGTGGAATAGGGTGGAAATAGTCCAAGTCTCAAAAATCCAACCACCCAAAGAACAGAAggcaaagagaacagaaaatactcATATTTGTGCCCAATTATCAATTATCTTGATGCAGCAGTACGGTCTTTTTCTAACAGATGAAAACATCCAATCATGTTTTCACTTGGAGTGTATTTGTCACTTCAAACACCAACTAAATACTCCATCCATTACCTAAGCCtaaaaaaacattcctttctCCTGATTTTCCCCGGTTGGAGGGCGATCAGCCACGCAGCGCCTTTCTTTCCTACATACCATTTCCATGAGCAGAGCATTCCCCCAGGAACAGGTGGACCTGCCAGCCTGCGCTTTTGTTTCCAGATGAGAAACTCGATACCTGCTTTCTTGTGACAGCTGCAATAACTCCGGCCTTTACTGACTGACTTAAATAGCTCGCTATTAAAGCTGGCGTGCTGGAGGTGCAGATGATAAGTTCTCAAAGGAAGTAGGAAACATCTGAAGATGGTGCAGCTGGACGGAGACAGAGCAAGAGGTTTCACCCCGGCAGCCTCAGCTGCTGAAACGGAGTTTCTGTTCTCAGGTGAGCGGTCCCATGAACATACAAACGAATGGTGGGGGAAAATGGTTGTTCCGAAAGAGAACGGGGGGGaaagtataaaaaataaagattaaagaaaaaaataaacaagagtcTGGCTTATCTCATGTATCATTACACCTAGGACTGCATGTTCGCTTAACACAACCACCAGAACACGGTGACTCATAAACAGAGACTCCGGTCCCGCTTCCAGCTGCTCCCGAGATGTCTTGGCACTCGCCAGCAGTCAGGGCAATGTGAAGGTCCAAGCCCTTACAAGGGACACATGTGCCACCTGCCCCCTTGCCGCCCCTGCCAGGGGCTCGCTCCCCGGCACCCAAATTAATCCCCCTTTCCCGCTCCCTCTCCCTACAGAAGAAACTCCCTCCGCAAACACCGAGCAGGGAGGTACAAAAATACCCCGTCACTGTCGGAAAAGCAGCTCTCgcggaagggaagggagaaaagggaaggcTGTTCTAAGCAGAGCACTTCCGATGGGTTGAGGGTTACCGCGGGGTTTGGCCGACCTTAAGCAACTTGAGAACTGAGGATTGTCGAGGGGTTTAAAGGCTGTAGTTCATTTGGACAAATTTTCGCTTATTATATTTCCAAGCAACATCTTGAGGGTCTATAGCTAAACTaaacaggctggagaaggaggaagcGTGGAAGCTCTTCCTCCTGTCATTCAAATAACTCTGAAATGAGGCATGTTGATTAGTTAcgcctggaaaaaaaataagacttgaGTGACTTTAATCAAAGTATTTTGACTCTTTTTTCATAACTGTTCCGCATTTAGAGCTATGCCTGTCTGAAAGACCCACAGCAAACTGGGAAGTTTAATTTGAGGTTTAACGTCTGGTTAACCAAACTGTCTGCTTTGTTTCGGAGTCGCTCAtcaaatttaaaacacatttttgcatATTCTGCTGCTCGTTTTGTAATTACGTATTGACGCGCTAGACCTGGATGTGAGCAGCAAGACTTGTTTGCAGACAGTGATTTTGTTTAGACAAATTCAGAGAAGTCTGTGAAGGACTTCAAGGAGATTTAATGAAGCTAAGTGAAAGGCTAATATAATAGCCTATAGAGTCCACTCCTGAATAATGCAAAGTAATGCAGGCAGAAAGGGGAAAACGCAACTCCTGTATCCCACAGAGCTCTTTTAATTACAGGAAAGTCCTAGAAACATTCTGGGTGGTTCTGTGAAAGCGGCTGATCAATATGCAGCTGTAATGAAGGAAAGGGCGTGTTGAAACAGTACTGGCAGGAGGTGAATCAGTGGTGCACCCGCGGCACCCTGCACATCCATCCACCTCAGAAAGGACACCATGTAATTAGGCAGAGCTGAGAGGACGAGGAAGATGATTAAAGGCAAGGAATCACCTCTCACGCGGctgaactgggaaaaaaatcaaatgggATGATTTGGGGAATGTCAGGTAGCAGGAGGAGACAGGGCGCATCTTGGCACAACGATGAAATACGCATTGTATTCGCAACTCCTTTGGAAAAATACACCTAAGCTACAGAACGCAATGCTGTTCACGTTATAGTTACACGATTTATTACACTTCAGAGAGGAGGTGGGCATAACCACGGGTAGCGAGAACATCCACAGCTGAACCAGTGAGTTTCTGGGAGACACGAAGCCTCCTGCGCCGGCAATTCAGCACTGTGGCTTAAAGGCTTGCAAGAGCCTCCGAGCGCCCTAATGACACATTCTGTCCTCGGCTTTCCTGCATCTTCTTATAAAACACCTGCCTGACAGATGCGGGACAGGGGCTACAGAGCGGGACGACGGACACAATGCACCATGGCGCTTGTACATGGCGTCTTaagctgctgccctggcaccGTGAGCAACCCACTCTCCCCCGTTTGCTAAAGACCCTTCAAACCGTAAGCGGtaacaaatccaaaacagccTTTTGCGCTCTCTGAAAAACGTCTATTTTCATACCTTCACATACATATCCCTGTTTTTATGTATTTCCATGCCACGCTATTTCAccttggagcagcagctgccatttTTAAACTtgtccccccgccgcccccgacGAAGGGGGAtcctttttccctcctccaccTCAGGAAGCCTCACGCCAGCgccgctcccctccctcccctcccgccgcgaaggccccgcgcccgccgccgggccgctGTGAGGAGCCATCGGCGGGGGGTGAGGCGGCTCCCCGggccccggccgcggccccctcccctccacccgCCCGGGCCCGGCCCTGCGCGGCCGCAGCGGTGCGCGgtgccgccgcccgccggggcCCCACCTGAGCTCCAGCTGGTCCAGGTTCTCGAGCAGGCGGCTCGAGCGGTCCGCCATGGAGGTGGAGCGGTAGAAGCGTCCTCGGAGCTGCCCGCcggactgctgctgctgcgccCCCTCGCTGGCCTTGGCGCTGATCTTCGCCTGAGCCATAGCACCCGCCCGCTGCCGCCGGCGGATCCGCGCTGCCGCCGCTCCCTCCCCGCGTCccgcaggcggcggcggcggccgaaTGCCGGCACCTCGCTCATGGCCAAAGAAGgagcccgccccgccgcctgcccccgcGGCCACCCCGCCTccgcgccgggccccgcggGCGCCGCCTCACGCAGCatgccgggccgggccgggccgggccgcctggcctggcctggcttGGCCTCGCCTCACCGGCCGCCCCGGGTGGCCGCGCCGCTGCCCCCGGCCGGCTGCGGGGCGGCTCAGCGGGACAAGCCCGCCGGCGGGACCACGCAGCGCTTCCCTGGCAGCAGGGACACTGATTATGGCAGGCTGGATTCATCAGCCAGCCGGGGTACGGGTGGCACGCGGGGACTAAACCCGCCGGGGCACAGCTGTTCGCTGTTGTTACCCACACGCCAGTGTCACCCTGTGCCCTGTCCGTACCGGGGTGCCCAGCCGCCGAGGCAGGGCGGCCGTGCGGTGCTCTCCTTCTCCCGGAGAGCTTTCTGGGGCACAGAGACACCCCGAGCTGCCCCTGCCCCCTTCCtgacaaaagcagcaaaagctggAC
This region of Nyctibius grandis isolate bNycGra1 chromosome 1, bNycGra1.pri, whole genome shotgun sequence genomic DNA includes:
- the BAG2 gene encoding BAG family molecular chaperone regulator 2, whose protein sequence is MAQAKISAKASEGAQQQQSGGQLRGRFYRSTSMADRSSRLLENLDQLELRVEAFRDAASAMEQEKEILLEMIHNIQNSQDMRHISEGEREELNLTANRLMGRTLTVEVSVETIRNAQQQESLLHATKMIDEIVNKLLDDLEDAKIRLMSLYGACTSDVPAGPIDQKFQSVVIGCAIEDQKKIKRRLETLLRNLENSEKSITLLEHQKSSVRQSCNSKQD